From the genome of Phreatobacter cathodiphilus, one region includes:
- a CDS encoding alpha/beta hydrolase family protein, whose protein sequence is MALLQTETDLRFLGADGTPLAGTLTMPASDGEVPGLLLIQGSGPTDRDGNQRPHLVPDLLRNLAGMLARFGIASLRCDKRGMGAVAGSLPTNPAALVDFARWDHFVEDARLALAALAAQEGVDGRRVGLLGHSEGGLIALDLAAGGTASPAMMILVATPGRPIATVLRDQLGRLGRRQGAPEAVLAGLLDENDRILAGLAAGEGYPAVISPGLAGLYPAYLLRYWQGFAARDPAALAARCPCPVLVLAGGADLQVSAERDVPALEAGLAGRAATGATRHRVSLIAGASHNLTSVAAPDDPGHAGPLHPDVQPALAGWFRENGWI, encoded by the coding sequence ATGGCGCTGCTGCAGACCGAGACAGACCTGCGATTTCTCGGCGCCGACGGGACGCCGCTCGCCGGCACCCTGACCATGCCCGCTTCGGACGGCGAGGTGCCCGGCCTGCTGCTGATCCAGGGCAGCGGGCCGACCGACAGGGATGGCAATCAGCGGCCCCATCTCGTCCCCGACCTTCTCAGAAACCTCGCCGGGATGCTCGCCCGGTTCGGCATTGCCAGCCTGCGTTGCGACAAGCGCGGCATGGGTGCCGTCGCCGGAAGCCTCCCGACGAATCCGGCCGCGCTCGTCGACTTCGCGCGCTGGGACCACTTCGTCGAGGACGCGCGCCTCGCATTGGCTGCGCTGGCGGCGCAAGAGGGCGTAGACGGGCGGCGGGTCGGCCTTCTCGGCCATAGCGAGGGCGGTCTCATCGCACTCGACCTCGCCGCGGGCGGCACCGCTTCGCCGGCCATGATGATCCTCGTCGCCACCCCGGGGCGGCCCATCGCGACCGTCCTGCGCGACCAGCTCGGCCGGCTCGGCCGCCGGCAGGGGGCGCCGGAAGCGGTGCTGGCCGGCCTGCTCGACGAGAACGACCGGATCCTCGCAGGGCTCGCCGCCGGCGAAGGCTATCCCGCCGTGATCTCCCCGGGGCTCGCCGGGCTCTACCCGGCCTATCTGCTGCGCTATTGGCAGGGCTTTGCTGCCCGCGACCCGGCCGCGCTCGCGGCGCGCTGCCCCTGTCCGGTCCTCGTCCTCGCCGGCGGCGCCGACCTCCAGGTCTCGGCCGAGCGCGACGTGCCGGCCCTGGAGGCGGGGCTTGCCGGGCGCGCCGCGACCGGGGCCACCCGCCACCGCGTCAGCCTCATTGCCGGCGCGAGCCACAATCTCACCTCCGTGGCCGCGCCCGACGATCCCGGTCACGCGGG
- a CDS encoding GcrA family cell cycle regulator codes for MQQLQWTDERVELLKKLWNDGLSASQIAGELGQVTRNAVIGKVHRLGLSGRAKAPSTTAPRARKAPRSAPSAPPRPSMPASRSNLAFKPRPAPDLVPETEVARLPEVDNVVPMGERCTIMELKEYSCRWPIGEPGKDDFRYCGARSGTGIPYCAYHARIAYQPVADRRRDRKQAGGR; via the coding sequence ATGCAGCAGTTGCAGTGGACCGACGAGCGGGTGGAGCTCCTCAAGAAGCTCTGGAACGACGGTCTGAGCGCCAGCCAGATCGCCGGCGAACTCGGTCAGGTGACCCGCAACGCCGTCATCGGCAAGGTCCACCGCCTGGGGCTGTCGGGCCGCGCCAAGGCGCCGTCCACCACCGCCCCTCGCGCCCGCAAGGCCCCGCGCAGCGCGCCCTCGGCGCCGCCGCGCCCCTCCATGCCGGCCTCGCGTTCCAACCTCGCCTTCAAGCCGCGCCCGGCGCCTGATCTGGTGCCGGAGACGGAAGTGGCTCGCCTGCCCGAGGTCGACAACGTCGTTCCCATGGGCGAGCGCTGCACCATCATGGAGCTGAAGGAATATTCCTGCCGCTGGCCGATCGGCGAGCCGGGCAAGGACGATTTCCGCTATTGCGGCGCCCGCTCCGGCACCGGCATTCCCTATTGCGCCTACCATGCCCGCATCGCCTACCAGCCCGTGGCCGACCGCCGCCGCGACCGCAAGCAGGCCGGCGGGCGCTGA
- a CDS encoding nickel/cobalt transporter, whose translation MTPSRRGAALLVALVLAGCVVALAPALAQAPPSAFGGARPPAPGGLVGWIIEQQALFYRQLSAAVRGIRSGQSGAAWTLVGLSFLYGVFHAAGPGHGKAVISSYIVANGATIRRGVALAALSSLVQALTAIALVGFLAALLGVTARTMTRVVNWVEIAAYGLIIAIGLRLTWQKGRAFLARFASWRENRPVPGMACDDACVHLPAAEQVARIHSWREALAVVLSVGLRPCTGAVLILVFALSQGIVQAGVAATFAMAVGTAITVAVIAALASGAKGLAVRLASARTGAATLVLSAAELVAAAIVVLFGVGLLTGYLVVERMMPF comes from the coding sequence GTGACCCCTTCCCGACGGGGCGCCGCGCTCCTCGTCGCGCTGGTCCTGGCCGGCTGCGTCGTCGCTCTCGCGCCGGCCCTCGCCCAGGCGCCACCCTCGGCCTTCGGCGGCGCCCGGCCACCGGCTCCCGGCGGGCTCGTCGGCTGGATCATCGAGCAGCAGGCGCTGTTCTACCGCCAGCTCTCGGCGGCGGTGCGCGGCATCCGCAGCGGCCAGTCCGGGGCCGCCTGGACGCTGGTCGGGCTCTCCTTTCTCTACGGCGTCTTCCATGCCGCGGGACCCGGCCACGGCAAGGCGGTGATCTCGTCCTACATCGTCGCCAACGGCGCCACGATCAGGCGCGGCGTGGCGCTGGCGGCGCTGTCGTCCCTCGTCCAGGCGCTGACGGCCATCGCCCTCGTCGGGTTCCTGGCGGCGCTCCTCGGGGTCACGGCCCGCACCATGACCCGGGTCGTCAACTGGGTGGAAATCGCCGCCTATGGCCTCATCATCGCCATCGGCCTGAGGCTGACCTGGCAGAAGGGCCGCGCCTTCCTCGCCCGCTTCGCCTCGTGGCGGGAGAACCGGCCGGTGCCGGGCATGGCCTGCGACGACGCTTGCGTCCACCTGCCGGCGGCCGAGCAGGTGGCGCGCATCCACTCCTGGCGCGAGGCGCTGGCGGTGGTGCTGAGCGTCGGCCTCAGGCCCTGCACCGGCGCCGTGCTCATCCTCGTCTTCGCCCTGTCCCAGGGCATCGTCCAGGCCGGGGTGGCGGCGACCTTCGCCATGGCGGTCGGCACGGCGATCACGGTGGCGGTCATCGCGGCCCTCGCCTCCGGCGCCAAGGGTCTGGCGGTGCGCCTCGCCTCGGCCCGCACCGGCGCCGCGACGCTCGTGCTCAGCGCGGCCGAACTCGTCGCGGCGGCGATCGTGGTCCTCTTCGGGGTGGGCCTCTTGACCGGCTATCTCGTCGTCGAGCGCATGATGCCGTTCTGA
- a CDS encoding DUF1007 family protein has protein sequence MPKTRLLAFCALALAIASARPAEAHPHVQVETETQLLHDGAGQITGFLHVWTFDEMYSSFATQGLDKNGDGQFTREELAELTKVNVEHLGQQKFFTVLRHERRYVSFGEVRDAWSEVVGGKLRLHFTVPIATPFKAAGRPLTVEVYDPDYFVAFTPADGEPMRLVAAPAGCRLDYSPPKGSSAQVGTLSESFFQALGANANFGQQFAGRFTVTCP, from the coding sequence GTGCCGAAAACTCGCCTTCTCGCCTTCTGCGCCCTGGCGCTCGCGATCGCCTCGGCGCGACCGGCCGAGGCTCATCCCCACGTCCAGGTGGAGACGGAGACGCAATTGCTGCACGACGGGGCGGGCCAGATCACCGGCTTCCTGCACGTGTGGACCTTCGACGAGATGTATTCGAGCTTCGCCACCCAGGGGCTCGACAAGAACGGTGACGGCCAGTTCACCCGCGAGGAACTGGCCGAACTCACCAAGGTCAACGTCGAGCATCTGGGACAGCAGAAGTTCTTCACGGTACTGCGCCACGAGCGGCGCTACGTCTCGTTCGGCGAGGTGCGCGACGCCTGGTCGGAGGTGGTCGGCGGAAAGCTCAGGCTGCACTTCACGGTGCCGATCGCGACGCCCTTCAAGGCCGCCGGCCGTCCCCTGACCGTCGAGGTCTATGATCCCGACTATTTCGTCGCCTTCACGCCAGCCGACGGCGAGCCGATGCGGCTCGTCGCCGCTCCGGCCGGCTGCCGCCTCGACTACTCCCCGCCCAAGGGGAGCAGCGCCCAGGTCGGCACCCTGTCGGAGAGCTTCTTCCAGGCTCTGGGAGCCAATGCCAATTTCGGCCAGCAGTTCGCCGGCCGCTTCACGGTGACCTGCCCGTGA
- a CDS encoding M20 family metallo-hydrolase, giving the protein MLANLTIDSRRLWDMLMETAAIGGTPKGGIRRLSLSDEDRRVRDWFRRECEALGCTVHIDTAGNMYAIRPGKDMSRKPIAMGSHLDTQPTGGKFDGVLGVLGGLEVLKTLHQAGYETNSPLCLVNWTNEEGARFSPSMVGSAVYAGAYTQAQMDAVTDKDGITQGAALESIGYRGAEKPGALAFQAYFEIHIEQGPILDEENLSVGIVTGIQAIKWFNCTITGRESHAGTTPMAYRRDALAAFAEAAGEIRKIAIDHGGLATIGIVSAYPGSPNIIPGEMRFTLDMRHHADDVLKTMVTAAKIAIAEAATGHDAAYDVQPLQDSPAQPFDATLIAAVRAATEKLGLPSREITSGAGHDAMYTARVCPTTMIFVRCAEGLSHNEAESATLEDCGNGAQVLLEAVLAYDARG; this is encoded by the coding sequence ATGCTCGCCAACCTGACCATCGACAGCCGCCGTCTCTGGGACATGCTCATGGAGACGGCCGCCATCGGCGGCACGCCCAAGGGCGGCATCCGGCGCCTGTCGCTCTCCGACGAGGACCGCCGCGTGCGCGACTGGTTCCGCCGGGAATGCGAGGCCCTCGGCTGCACCGTCCACATCGACACCGCCGGCAACATGTATGCGATCCGCCCCGGCAAGGACATGAGCCGCAAGCCCATCGCCATGGGCAGCCACCTCGACACCCAGCCAACGGGGGGCAAGTTCGACGGCGTGCTCGGCGTCCTCGGCGGCCTCGAAGTGCTGAAGACGCTGCATCAGGCCGGCTACGAGACCAACTCGCCGCTCTGCCTCGTCAACTGGACCAACGAGGAGGGCGCGCGGTTCTCGCCCTCCATGGTCGGCTCGGCGGTCTATGCCGGGGCCTATACCCAGGCGCAGATGGACGCCGTCACCGACAAGGACGGCATCACCCAGGGCGCGGCGCTGGAGTCCATCGGCTATCGCGGCGCCGAGAAGCCCGGCGCCCTCGCCTTCCAGGCCTATTTCGAGATCCATATCGAGCAGGGGCCGATCCTCGACGAGGAGAACCTGTCGGTGGGCATCGTCACCGGCATTCAGGCCATCAAGTGGTTCAACTGCACCATCACCGGCCGCGAGAGCCATGCCGGCACCACGCCCATGGCCTATCGCCGCGACGCGCTCGCCGCCTTCGCCGAGGCGGCCGGCGAGATCCGCAAGATCGCCATCGACCACGGCGGCCTCGCCACCATCGGCATCGTCTCCGCCTATCCCGGCTCGCCCAACATCATCCCCGGCGAGATGCGCTTCACCCTCGACATGCGCCACCATGCCGACGACGTGCTGAAGACCATGGTGACCGCGGCGAAGATCGCCATCGCCGAGGCGGCGACCGGCCACGACGCCGCCTACGACGTCCAGCCGCTGCAGGATTCCCCTGCCCAGCCTTTCGACGCCACGCTGATCGCGGCCGTGAGGGCGGCGACCGAGAAGCTCGGCCTGCCCTCGCGCGAGATCACCTCCGGCGCCGGCCACGACGCCATGTACACCGCGCGCGTCTGCCCCACGACGATGATCTTCGTGCGCTGCGCCGAGGGCCTCAGCCACAACGAGGCGGAGAGCGCCACGCTCGAGGACTGCGGCAACGGCGCCCAGGTTCTGCTCGAGGCCGTGCTCGCCTACGACGCCCGCGGCTGA